One Prolixibacteraceae bacterium DNA segment encodes these proteins:
- a CDS encoding long-chain fatty acid--CoA ligase — protein MGKVTRVFDLVDRYNTIYQSKENAICIKDNGTWNCRSSKDYYNLSHLLAFHLYNRGIRKGDKIGIVSTNRPEWCILDMALGMLGAINVSVYTTLAEEEYKYIFDHAEIKMLFVSDPQIYRRVKNIIPEMVKESLYSFLPILDIPLWTDFFNDQEAPTEEQLRVVQGLKNEVLPDDIATIIYTSGTTGKPKGVMLSHKNLVSNFVQHSKNHSLGENTKVISFLPLCHIYERSVLYHFQYKGMAIYLVDNIAKISTMIKEVRPHMFNTVPRVLERIFDGIIKKGNQLGSIQKAIFNWAVSLGMKFDFHEKKSIYYRLSLAIADKLVFKKWRDALGGNIQIIISGGAALQPRITRVFGAAKILALEGYGLSETSPVIAVSNAVTNEYMAGTNGPILPGVEFMFGKDGEILCKGPSLMKGYYKAPELTREVIDEDGWFHTGDIGTLIQGKYLKITDRKKEIFKLSGGKYIAPQAIENIMKESLLINELMVVGDREKFASAIIIPNMEEIASILNISNEKEIDLPQAQKIVQKEVNRLNKRLSEHENLKRIKIVSDVWSPETGELSSTLKLKRGYISKKYKQVIEDIFKN, from the coding sequence ATGGGTAAGGTAACAAGAGTATTTGACTTAGTAGATAGATATAACACAATATATCAGTCAAAGGAAAATGCAATATGCATTAAAGACAATGGAACATGGAATTGTCGATCATCTAAAGACTATTACAACCTCTCTCATCTTTTGGCTTTCCATCTTTATAACAGAGGAATAAGAAAAGGAGACAAAATAGGTATCGTTTCTACAAATAGACCTGAATGGTGTATCTTAGATATGGCATTAGGAATGTTAGGGGCGATAAATGTATCAGTCTACACCACATTAGCTGAAGAGGAGTACAAATATATCTTTGATCATGCTGAGATTAAAATGCTCTTTGTTTCTGACCCCCAAATATACAGAAGGGTAAAAAATATTATACCTGAGATGGTAAAAGAGAGTCTTTATAGTTTCTTACCTATTCTAGATATTCCATTATGGACGGACTTTTTTAATGACCAAGAAGCGCCTACAGAAGAACAATTAAGAGTAGTTCAAGGACTGAAAAACGAAGTATTGCCTGATGATATAGCGACCATCATATATACCTCTGGAACTACAGGAAAACCTAAAGGAGTCATGCTATCCCACAAGAACTTAGTTTCCAATTTCGTTCAACATAGCAAAAACCACTCTTTAGGAGAAAATACAAAAGTCATCTCTTTTCTTCCTCTATGTCATATCTATGAAAGAAGTGTTCTGTACCACTTTCAATACAAAGGAATGGCAATATACCTAGTAGATAATATTGCAAAAATAAGCACGATGATAAAAGAGGTAAGACCTCACATGTTCAACACAGTACCTCGTGTTCTTGAACGTATCTTTGACGGTATTATAAAAAAAGGAAATCAGTTAGGATCCATTCAAAAAGCAATATTTAATTGGGCCGTTTCATTAGGAATGAAATTTGATTTTCACGAGAAGAAAAGTATATATTATCGACTCTCTTTAGCCATTGCTGACAAACTCGTTTTCAAAAAATGGAGAGATGCTCTCGGGGGTAACATACAGATTATTATCTCGGGGGGAGCTGCACTACAACCAAGAATTACACGAGTATTTGGGGCTGCTAAAATACTTGCACTAGAAGGATATGGCCTATCGGAAACCTCTCCTGTTATTGCTGTAAGTAATGCTGTGACCAACGAATATATGGCAGGAACCAATGGACCGATTCTTCCTGGAGTAGAATTTATGTTTGGAAAAGATGGAGAGATCTTGTGTAAAGGACCTTCATTAATGAAAGGATACTATAAAGCACCAGAGCTAACACGAGAGGTTATCGATGAGGATGGTTGGTTTCATACAGGAGATATTGGAACTCTCATTCAAGGAAAATACCTCAAAATAACTGATCGTAAAAAAGAGATCTTCAAATTGTCTGGTGGAAAATATATTGCACCACAAGCAATTGAGAATATAATGAAAGAAAGTCTCTTGATTAATGAACTGATGGTTGTTGGGGACAGAGAAAAATTTGCTAGTGCAATCATCATTCCCAATATGGAAGAGATTGCTTCAATATTAAATATCTCTAACGAAAAAGAGATAGACTTACCTCAAGCACAAAAGATTGTTCAAAAAGAGGTAAATAGGCTGAATAAACGTTTAAGTGAACATGAAAACCTTAAACGTATAAAAATAGTCTCGGATGTGTGGAGCCCTGAAACAGGAGAGCTTTCTTCAACACTTAAGTTAAAAAGAGGATATATTTCGAAAAAGTATAAACAAGTAATTGAAGATATTTTCAAAAATTGA
- the ccsA gene encoding cytochrome c biogenesis protein CcsA, with product MNKVKKIFGSTTFTGFLFILIAISLGMATIVETVYDTSTAKIWIYNSTWLEIVYLLFTINLTINIFKFKLFRKEKLPLLLFHLSFILIILGGGVTRYFSHEGLLHLREGETTNRYLSSNKIISIQTTDNHKKKEVLFSAYAGTSYTLHLDGYKVKFSNYNPKVIKELKSSPNGTPTIQIMVIQNFHSQNVILQEGEKIYFGNQSIGFSSQKDSDISIISKNNKLLITSSSPITQMTMSRMAASQVSEPKKTMDFKTRHAYQTNGVQIILMKSLQSAKLVAKTSSKGEYESVTATIEKGHIEREVTIFNQTGLPLTEKTLNIAGNTISLSFGQQELTLPFHLHLKKFILERYNNSNSPSSYRSIVDVLNTQQQKEKSVEISMNNTLHQGRYRFYQTSYDQDEKGTILTVNNDYWGTIVTYLGYFLMILGMTGALFAPKTRFQKLIKRSVTPTLFLLLSLLSPNQAQAKTSQKDVIKEFGKVWVQSHDGRVKPMSTIANDFLRKSMWKTSYKGNSAEEVMWGILTNPQKWSGEPIIKITPYIAGLIHVDSKYASYQDFFNPATRKYILLEEINQAYQKAPNLRHQKDKDLMKVDEKVNIFNLIQNQSILKTFPYKKEKQSTWISPSDIANVSNSSPEELFIKKSWDLIFDEYHSKHYEKAIHYLEAIDKYQKKNAVDLPSERKNKLERVYIHSNIFLYTFILYLIIGFVALFTCFISILRNKEYSKRFNITLDIILVIPFLLHTIGMVLRGIVSGHMPWSNGYESMLYVAWSMMFAGFIFARKNPIILSGAAFLSGITLFIAHLSWMNPEITFLVPVLKSHWLTFHVAIITASYGFIGISMFIGLTNMILWIFTNKKNRTRIEQTISQLSDINEASMILGLYLLTIGTFLGGIWANEAWGRYWGWDPKETWSLVTILVYSFITHMRIIPAFRGNFAFNAASIFGFYAIIMTYLGVNYYLSGLHSYGSGEAGNTSIYCFISILVLTVITLFARWRFRIYFLNKE from the coding sequence ATGAATAAAGTAAAAAAGATATTTGGATCGACCACATTTACAGGTTTCTTATTTATACTTATTGCCATATCATTAGGAATGGCAACCATTGTAGAAACAGTTTATGATACTTCAACTGCTAAGATATGGATTTACAACTCCACATGGCTAGAAATCGTTTATCTTTTATTTACCATTAACCTCACAATAAATATTTTTAAGTTTAAATTATTTAGGAAAGAGAAACTACCATTACTTCTGTTTCACCTTTCATTCATTCTCATCATTTTGGGAGGAGGAGTCACCCGATATTTTAGCCACGAAGGCCTATTACATTTGAGAGAAGGCGAAACAACCAATCGTTACTTGTCATCAAATAAGATTATCTCCATTCAAACCACCGACAATCATAAAAAGAAAGAAGTCTTATTTTCAGCCTATGCTGGGACGAGCTATACCCTTCATTTGGATGGATATAAAGTAAAATTTTCGAACTACAATCCAAAAGTAATAAAAGAGCTAAAGAGCTCACCGAATGGCACACCAACCATTCAGATTATGGTGATCCAAAATTTCCATTCACAGAATGTAATATTGCAGGAGGGAGAGAAGATATATTTCGGCAATCAATCTATTGGATTCTCTTCTCAAAAAGATAGTGATATCTCGATTATTTCAAAGAATAACAAACTTCTCATTACATCTTCATCACCTATTACACAGATGACCATGTCAAGGATGGCCGCTTCTCAGGTCAGTGAACCAAAGAAGACTATGGACTTTAAAACTCGTCATGCTTACCAAACAAATGGAGTACAAATCATTTTGATGAAGTCGCTACAGTCCGCAAAGTTAGTAGCAAAAACGTCATCTAAAGGAGAGTATGAATCAGTGACAGCCACCATAGAAAAGGGGCATATAGAGAGAGAAGTTACTATATTTAATCAGACAGGTTTGCCTTTGACAGAAAAAACTTTAAATATTGCAGGAAACACAATCTCACTATCCTTTGGACAACAAGAACTTACCTTACCCTTTCACCTACACCTAAAGAAATTTATCTTAGAACGTTATAATAACTCCAATAGTCCATCATCGTACCGAAGTATAGTGGATGTGTTAAACACTCAACAACAAAAAGAGAAAAGCGTCGAAATAAGTATGAATAACACACTACACCAAGGTAGATACAGGTTTTATCAGACATCCTATGATCAGGATGAAAAAGGGACAATTTTGACCGTAAATAATGATTACTGGGGTACAATAGTTACCTATTTAGGATACTTCCTCATGATATTAGGAATGACAGGAGCTCTTTTTGCGCCTAAGACTAGGTTCCAAAAATTAATCAAAAGATCGGTTACCCCAACCCTGTTTCTATTATTATCGCTTCTTTCGCCAAACCAAGCACAAGCAAAGACATCCCAAAAGGATGTCATAAAGGAGTTTGGTAAAGTGTGGGTACAGAGTCATGATGGACGAGTTAAACCGATGAGTACCATTGCCAATGACTTCTTACGCAAGTCAATGTGGAAGACATCCTACAAGGGAAATAGTGCAGAGGAGGTTATGTGGGGAATTCTAACAAACCCTCAAAAATGGAGTGGAGAACCGATCATTAAAATTACACCATATATTGCAGGACTAATCCATGTAGATTCAAAATATGCTAGCTACCAAGACTTCTTTAATCCTGCAACACGAAAATACATACTCCTTGAGGAGATCAATCAAGCATATCAAAAGGCTCCCAATTTAAGACATCAAAAAGACAAAGATTTGATGAAAGTAGACGAAAAGGTCAATATCTTTAATCTAATTCAAAATCAATCTATTCTTAAAACTTTCCCATACAAGAAGGAGAAGCAATCCACTTGGATATCACCAAGTGATATAGCAAATGTATCCAATAGTTCCCCTGAAGAGCTTTTTATCAAGAAATCATGGGATTTGATATTTGATGAATATCATTCAAAGCATTATGAAAAAGCCATTCACTATTTAGAAGCAATCGATAAATATCAGAAGAAGAATGCAGTAGACTTGCCATCTGAAAGAAAAAACAAACTTGAAAGAGTGTATATCCATTCCAATATATTCCTATATACTTTTATTCTTTATCTTATTATTGGGTTTGTTGCATTATTCACTTGTTTCATCTCTATTCTTCGAAATAAAGAGTATAGCAAAAGGTTTAATATCACATTAGACATTATACTCGTTATTCCTTTTCTATTGCACACAATAGGAATGGTTCTTCGTGGAATTGTCTCGGGGCATATGCCATGGAGTAATGGATATGAATCGATGCTTTATGTTGCCTGGTCAATGATGTTTGCTGGTTTCATCTTTGCCAGAAAAAACCCTATTATCTTATCTGGAGCAGCATTTCTTTCAGGGATCACACTTTTTATTGCACATCTAAGTTGGATGAACCCAGAAATCACATTTCTTGTCCCTGTTTTAAAGTCACATTGGCTTACATTTCATGTCGCAATTATTACTGCTTCATATGGATTTATAGGAATATCGATGTTCATTGGACTAACAAACATGATCTTATGGATATTTACAAACAAGAAAAATAGGACTAGAATAGAACAAACTATCTCTCAGCTATCGGACATTAATGAAGCGAGCATGATTCTTGGACTCTATCTACTTACCATTGGAACTTTTCTAGGTGGTATATGGGCTAATGAAGCATGGGGAAGATATTGGGGATGGGATCCCAAAGAGACATGGTCCCTAGTTACAATACTAGTATATTCCTTTATCACGCATATGCGTATCATCCCTGCATTTAGAGGAAACTTCGCTTTTAATGCAGCATCCATATTTGGCTTCTACGCTATCATCATGACCTATCTTGGGGTAAACTATTATCTATCTGGATTACACTCTTATGGATCAGGGGAGGCAGGAAACACCAGTATATATTGTTTTATCTCAATCCTTGTATTAACCGTTATTACACTTTTTGCTAGATGGAGGTTTAGAATATATTTTCTAAACAAAGAATGA
- a CDS encoding AraC family transcriptional regulator has translation MGKIIFYNELDISQEVARMETKPINLRNGKIESESPYGKIETTRFNITEGFTLYSYKATVKYPCIYRSNVSELRNIHIILSDNNKDGKVISPNDVHINTLGFILFYNQHSFLEFKIPQDTELRWSEIVIDEPLQLRRNLRKGSYLDGFFYSKDPMVMSLDMDEALGSIYQEHKHTIEKAEDQLILLKAKSLLLLNETLLSLERQKCDMGKYSQYDIQKIFTVKTMLLKDLANPPSLEFLAENSGMSVSKLNRLFKVVFGKPPYSFYSDYRMEEAYRLLRMGTNTVSEIGYKLGYSNLSKFSAAFKKHHNLLPRNIKSMKLTK, from the coding sequence ATGGGGAAGATAATTTTTTACAATGAATTAGATATAAGCCAAGAAGTGGCTAGAATGGAGACAAAGCCTATAAATCTTAGAAATGGAAAGATTGAGTCTGAATCTCCTTATGGAAAAATAGAGACAACAAGGTTTAATATAACAGAAGGTTTTACACTGTATTCTTACAAAGCTACTGTTAAATATCCTTGTATCTATAGATCAAATGTATCAGAGCTGAGAAATATTCATATCATATTATCTGATAATAATAAAGATGGTAAAGTTATATCTCCCAATGACGTTCATATTAACACTCTTGGTTTCATTCTTTTCTATAACCAACACAGTTTCTTAGAGTTTAAGATTCCACAAGACACAGAACTAAGATGGAGTGAGATCGTAATAGACGAACCATTGCAACTAAGACGTAATCTAAGAAAAGGATCTTACCTTGATGGTTTTTTCTATTCGAAAGACCCGATGGTGATGTCTTTAGATATGGATGAGGCATTAGGCTCAATATATCAAGAACACAAACATACTATCGAAAAAGCTGAAGATCAACTAATACTATTAAAAGCAAAGAGTCTTCTCCTATTAAATGAAACATTATTATCTTTGGAGAGGCAGAAATGCGATATGGGTAAATATAGTCAGTATGATATTCAAAAAATATTTACTGTAAAAACGATGCTTCTAAAAGATCTTGCGAATCCTCCTAGTCTCGAATTCTTGGCTGAAAATTCTGGGATGAGTGTCAGCAAACTAAATAGATTGTTTAAAGTTGTATTTGGAAAACCGCCATATTCGTTCTATTCTGACTATCGAATGGAAGAGGCCTATAGATTGTTAAGAATGGGCACAAATACAGTTTCAGAGATTGGATATAAGTTAGGATATTCGAATCTTTCGAAATTTTCTGCTGCTTTTAAGAAACATCATAACCTACTTCCACGTAACATAAAGAGTATGAAATTGACTAAATAA
- a CDS encoding S9 family peptidase yields MKFLRLFFVSMIIYSMPVMAQKDTLTLDECIVGRYTNLYPSYLSNIQWVKGSDRLYSVKESGAQVVKDSRSLKVKQKFTLDFFKSLDNDLSKIKQVPSIQWIDNDTFKFSYHGTYYFVNDNKLDYTINLPKGMDDNFLSKDHQKIACSLGNNVWVLTKEGKKQVTSFEKKGIVCGKTVHRNEFGIEKGLFWAPNSMKLAFYKKDESMVADYTLVDMMSEPQKRVDIKYPMAGRKSHHVTVGVYDITSGKTIYLKTGGDPEHYLTNITWSPDAKYIYIAEVNRGQNKLNWNRYDVTTGEKLNTIISESDDRYIEPLHPLYFMPKSSNKFIRWTRKDGYFHLYMYDKNGKQLTQLTSGEWEVTAFYGVDRNEKYAFFQATKESPMARNIYRVNMKSLKVDKLDDIPMGWHNALFNTNYSQFIDVYERHDIPRKVEILSVSTRKRTKVLLKAEDTLAKKEIGEESVFTIKSGDGNTDLYCRMIKPLNFDPNKKYPVIVYVYGGPHAQLVQDRWHYSARWWQFYMAQQGYIAFTLDNRGSSNRGKEFEQVIHRNLGIHETEDQMKGIEYLKSLSYVDDSRIGVHGWSFGGFMTMNLMFRHPEVFKVGVSGGGVVDWSLYEIMYGERYMDRPQENPEGYKECNMVNHLKDLKGDLLLIHGAMDSTVVMQHSYKMLRESIKQSRQIDYFVYPTAPHNVRGYDRIHLMRKVSDYFLKNL; encoded by the coding sequence ATGAAATTTTTAAGACTATTTTTTGTGTCTATGATTATCTATTCGATGCCTGTGATGGCACAAAAAGACACTTTAACTCTAGATGAGTGTATTGTTGGTCGGTATACAAATTTGTATCCATCTTATCTGTCTAATATCCAATGGGTAAAAGGCTCTGATCGTCTTTATTCAGTAAAAGAGTCTGGAGCTCAAGTTGTGAAAGACTCTCGTTCTTTAAAAGTGAAGCAGAAGTTTACTTTAGATTTTTTTAAATCATTAGATAATGATTTGTCTAAGATAAAGCAAGTTCCTTCTATTCAATGGATAGATAATGATACATTTAAATTTAGTTATCATGGTACTTATTATTTTGTAAATGATAATAAGTTAGACTATACCATTAATCTACCAAAAGGAATGGATGATAATTTTCTTTCAAAAGATCATCAGAAAATTGCCTGTAGTTTAGGAAATAACGTATGGGTGTTGACAAAAGAAGGGAAAAAACAGGTTACTTCATTCGAAAAGAAAGGAATCGTTTGTGGTAAGACTGTGCATAGAAATGAATTTGGTATCGAGAAAGGTCTTTTTTGGGCACCTAACTCGATGAAGTTAGCTTTCTATAAGAAAGATGAATCGATGGTTGCTGATTATACTTTAGTAGATATGATGAGTGAACCTCAAAAAAGAGTCGACATTAAGTATCCAATGGCTGGACGCAAGAGTCATCACGTAACTGTTGGTGTATATGATATAACCTCAGGTAAAACCATTTACCTTAAAACGGGTGGTGACCCTGAGCATTACCTTACCAATATTACTTGGAGTCCAGATGCTAAATATATCTATATTGCGGAAGTGAATAGAGGACAAAACAAATTGAATTGGAATAGGTATGATGTGACCACTGGTGAGAAGTTAAATACGATTATTAGTGAATCAGATGATCGTTATATTGAGCCACTTCATCCATTGTACTTTATGCCAAAGAGTAGTAATAAGTTTATTCGTTGGACTCGTAAAGATGGGTACTTCCACCTTTATATGTATGATAAGAACGGAAAGCAGTTGACACAATTAACTTCTGGAGAATGGGAAGTTACTGCTTTTTATGGTGTTGATAGGAATGAGAAATATGCTTTTTTCCAAGCAACCAAGGAGAGTCCAATGGCTCGTAATATTTATCGAGTTAATATGAAATCATTGAAAGTGGATAAGCTTGATGATATTCCTATGGGGTGGCATAATGCACTGTTTAATACGAATTACTCTCAATTTATTGATGTTTATGAGCGTCACGATATTCCTAGAAAAGTTGAGATTCTTTCTGTTTCTACACGCAAGCGTACTAAAGTTCTTTTGAAAGCGGAAGATACTCTTGCTAAGAAAGAAATTGGTGAAGAGTCTGTCTTTACTATTAAGTCTGGAGATGGAAATACGGATCTTTATTGTCGTATGATCAAACCGTTGAACTTTGACCCTAATAAAAAGTATCCAGTTATTGTATATGTATATGGTGGTCCTCATGCGCAACTAGTTCAAGACCGTTGGCACTATTCTGCTAGATGGTGGCAGTTTTATATGGCTCAACAGGGGTATATCGCTTTTACATTGGATAATAGAGGTTCTTCTAATAGAGGAAAAGAGTTTGAGCAGGTTATTCATCGAAATTTAGGTATCCATGAAACGGAGGATCAAATGAAAGGTATTGAGTACCTAAAAAGTCTTTCTTACGTGGATGACTCTAGAATCGGAGTTCATGGATGGAGCTTTGGTGGTTTTATGACAATGAATCTAATGTTTAGACATCCTGAGGTATTCAAAGTTGGTGTTTCTGGTGGTGGTGTTGTCGATTGGTCTCTTTATGAAATAATGTATGGAGAACGTTATATGGATCGACCACAAGAAAACCCTGAAGGGTATAAAGAGTGTAATATGGTGAACCACCTAAAAGATCTTAAAGGGGACCTTCTTTTAATTCATGGTGCAATGGATTCAACTGTGGTAATGCAACATAGTTACAAGATGTTGAGAGAGTCGATCAAACAAAGCAGACAGATAGACTATTTTGTCTATCCAACTGCTCCTCATAATGTAAGAGGCTATGATCGTATCCATTTGATGAGAAAAGTTTCAGACTATTTCTTGAAAAATCTTTAG
- a CDS encoding long-chain fatty acid--CoA ligase, which translates to MQKVTRTFDILDRLKNEFPEKAMLTGKNGKNWYSYTTTEYINKVNYLSASLLKIGINKQDKVVTICNNRPEWNILDMALAQVGAVHVPLYPNLSSEEYQFLLSHSDCRMVIFGNQPLYNRAKEAIPNTTQEIEFIYSIDPIEGIDNLQILIDRGQEIYPSLKNRIEEIKESISEDDMFTIIYTSGTTGTSKGVMVPHRAMVTNAIESSTCQPLNHNHKTISFLPLNHVYERMLNYHMQYKGLEICYARNIGTVTTDLQELHADIFSTVPRFLEKVYDAVMSKRKNLTGAKAKIFDWAIKVGEEFEYDKLNNPIYKLKLNIARKLVFSKWAAALGGNIKVVISGGAALQPRLARIFSAVGISVQEGYGLSETGPVIAVNKFEIENRMIGTVGPVLDGVSCKIAEDGEILCKGPNLMLGYYKDPQYTDEVVDKDGWFHTGDIGVLVDNKFLKITDRKKSIFKLSSGKYIAPQVIENRLKESPYIEQLMIVGEQEKFVAAVVSPNLDQLADWAKNNHIQFEEKEALVLHPDVIKMINKEISSFNKRMSPHEHIKKSFITADQWSSETNELSATLKLKRDIIAEKYKIVIAKMFG; encoded by the coding sequence ATGCAAAAAGTAACACGCACATTTGACATTCTTGACAGGCTCAAAAATGAGTTCCCTGAAAAAGCAATGTTAACAGGAAAAAATGGCAAAAATTGGTATAGTTACACTACAACAGAATACATCAACAAAGTAAACTATTTAAGTGCTTCTCTTTTAAAGATCGGAATTAACAAACAGGATAAAGTTGTTACTATATGCAACAACCGACCTGAGTGGAACATTCTAGACATGGCTTTAGCACAAGTAGGTGCTGTTCATGTGCCCTTATATCCAAACCTAAGTTCTGAAGAGTACCAGTTTTTATTATCTCATTCTGACTGTAGAATGGTTATATTTGGAAATCAACCTCTTTACAATAGAGCAAAAGAAGCGATTCCAAACACGACTCAAGAGATTGAATTCATCTATTCCATAGATCCAATAGAGGGAATTGATAATTTACAAATACTAATCGATAGAGGTCAAGAAATTTATCCTTCCCTCAAGAATCGTATAGAAGAGATCAAAGAGAGTATTTCTGAGGACGATATGTTCACCATTATCTATACCTCAGGAACCACTGGAACCTCAAAGGGAGTAATGGTACCACATAGAGCCATGGTAACCAATGCAATAGAAAGTTCAACATGTCAACCCCTAAATCATAATCACAAAACAATCTCTTTTCTTCCTTTAAATCACGTATATGAGCGTATGCTTAATTACCACATGCAGTATAAAGGGTTGGAGATATGTTATGCTCGAAATATTGGAACTGTAACAACCGATCTACAAGAACTACATGCTGATATATTCAGTACTGTTCCTCGCTTTCTGGAGAAAGTGTATGATGCAGTGATGTCTAAAAGAAAAAATCTTACTGGAGCTAAAGCAAAGATTTTTGATTGGGCCATTAAGGTTGGAGAAGAGTTTGAGTATGATAAACTGAATAATCCGATCTATAAACTGAAATTAAATATTGCAAGAAAATTAGTATTCTCAAAATGGGCAGCTGCATTAGGAGGAAATATTAAAGTTGTCATCTCTGGTGGGGCTGCATTACAACCTCGTTTGGCAAGAATATTCTCAGCTGTTGGGATCAGTGTTCAAGAGGGATATGGTTTATCTGAAACAGGTCCTGTAATTGCAGTAAACAAATTTGAGATAGAGAATCGAATGATTGGTACAGTAGGGCCAGTTCTAGATGGAGTATCATGCAAGATTGCTGAGGATGGAGAGATCCTTTGTAAAGGACCAAACCTAATGCTAGGATACTACAAAGATCCTCAATATACAGATGAAGTAGTCGACAAAGATGGATGGTTTCACACAGGTGATATTGGAGTCCTTGTGGACAATAAGTTCTTGAAAATTACAGATCGAAAGAAGTCTATCTTTAAGCTCTCTTCTGGAAAGTACATAGCACCTCAAGTAATTGAAAATAGACTGAAAGAGTCTCCATATATCGAACAATTAATGATCGTTGGAGAACAAGAAAAATTTGTTGCAGCAGTAGTATCCCCTAATTTAGATCAATTAGCAGATTGGGCAAAAAATAATCATATTCAATTTGAGGAAAAAGAAGCACTTGTTCTTCATCCTGATGTGATTAAAATGATAAATAAGGAGATCTCTTCTTTCAATAAAAGAATGAGTCCCCACGAACATATCAAAAAAAGTTTTATTACTGCAGATCAATGGAGTAGTGAAACAAATGAACTTTCTGCTACTTTAAAACTTAAAAGAGATATTATCGCAGAGAAATACAAGATTGTGATTGCAAAGATGTTTGGATAA